In Gemmatimonadaceae bacterium, the following are encoded in one genomic region:
- a CDS encoding cytochrome c, with translation MPNQSKGIAVAVAGVVVLIGVAIVVGRVLLLAGGPHELPYPAVIDTHPDPTVFKTVVGQPTPGLDLGKMFEVTPPVLAHGKQLFDVNCVMCHGAAGKGDGVAAPALTPRPRDFSSPKGWTAGFTIANIYATLSDGVKGTGMPAFDALSPPDRFAVAHYVQSLGSFDHHDNQIAEIKAIDARYHLGEGPVGPSKVAVPTIMKHMAAEYAAPPAVAMPPVSDMSIPAELRRTMIADAVRAAEVLSQVPDWRSSVDAFARVAMAAPPDNGFRPAVAALTMAQWKAFHDELVKLTPVPDTGAVGTQKE, from the coding sequence GTCGTGGTCCTGATCGGGGTCGCAATCGTCGTTGGCCGGGTGCTGCTGTTGGCGGGGGGGCCCCATGAGCTGCCGTACCCGGCGGTGATCGACACGCACCCGGATCCCACCGTCTTCAAGACGGTCGTCGGCCAGCCGACGCCCGGCCTGGATCTCGGAAAGATGTTCGAAGTCACTCCGCCCGTGCTGGCCCACGGAAAGCAGTTGTTCGACGTGAACTGTGTGATGTGCCACGGGGCGGCGGGCAAGGGCGATGGGGTCGCGGCACCGGCGCTCACGCCTCGTCCCCGAGACTTTTCCAGTCCCAAGGGCTGGACGGCGGGGTTCACGATCGCCAACATCTACGCGACGTTGAGCGACGGCGTCAAAGGCACGGGCATGCCGGCGTTCGACGCGCTCTCGCCGCCGGACCGTTTCGCCGTGGCGCACTACGTGCAGTCTCTGGGCAGCTTTGACCACCACGACAACCAGATCGCGGAGATCAAGGCGATCGATGCGCGGTATCACCTTGGCGAAGGCCCTGTCGGCCCCAGCAAGGTGGCGGTTCCCACCATCATGAAGCACATGGCGGCCGAATATGCGGCTCCCCCTGCGGTCGCCATGCCCCCGGTGTCGGATATGAGCATTCCCGCCGAACTCCGCCGGACGATGATCGCGGACGCGGTGCGTGCTGCTGAAGTGTTGTCGCAGGTACCCGATTGGCGAAGCAGTGTGGACGCCTTTGCCCGCGTGGCGATGGCTGCTCCCCCGGACAACGGCTTTCGGCCGGCCGTGGCTGCCCTGACCATGGCGCAGTGGAAGGCGTTTCACGACGAGCTCGTGAAACTGACACCGGTGCCGGACACGGGCGCCGTCGGAACCCAGAAGGAGTGA